Below is a window of Fimbriimonadaceae bacterium DNA.
CGCACCTTATCGCCCACCTGATCCCTTGCCGTCAGCATCAAAATCGGAACGGTCGCCCGCTGAGAACGCAACTCGCGGCAAACCTCAACCCCGTCCATCTTCGGCATCATCACGTCAAGCACAATCAGTTGATAAGCGCGGCCCGTCGCCATGCGCAAGCCCTCAACCCCGTCAAAGGCCAGATCGACGGTAAAGCCCTCCTTCTCAAGCGTGTGCCGCAAACGCTCGGCAATCACCTCGTCGTCTTCAATCGCAAGGATTCGCAAAGTCTTTGAAGTATAGCGACACCACGCAAGCTACTTCGCCGCGTCCACTCCCGGCAAAGGGAAATCACGGTTCTGAACGTGCTCTTTCTTCAGGACTTCTAAGGCTCGACGTACGACGTCCGGCCTCGCCGAAGCGATGTTTCGCTTTTCCCCAGGATCAACAGACAAGTCGTAGACCTCTATCAAATCCGGATTGCCCTTCAAATTCGGTTTGATCGCCTTCAAATCACCAAAAATCACAGCCTGCATAGATGCCGCTTCTGGGTATTCAAAGTACACATAATCCCGCTTTGCCGAAGACTTCCCTACCAGAGCCTTCGCATAACTCAAACCATCATTCTTCGGAGCTCGTACCCCGGTAACATCGCACAAAGTCGCCAGCGCATCATAGCAAACCGAAACATGATCGCTGGTCGTCCCCGGCTGAATCTTCCCCGGCCAAGACGCCACGAAAGGAACACGAATCCCACCTTCATACAAGCTCATCTTTCCCGCTCGCAAAATCCCGTTCGACTCAAAAAACTCTCGATCCACGCCTCCGTTGAAAGTCGCCCCATTATCCGAAGTGAAGATAACCAGAGTGTTGTCCTTCGTTCCCGATACTTCCAACGCCTTCAAAATCTCTCCGACCGTATGGTCCAGATAGGCGATCATCGCAGCATATGTCGCCCGCGGTCGAAGATTCGGCAGATACCCGCTCTGCCCGAGGTACGGCGCAGGATCCCACTCTTTTGGAAATTTCTCGACCCATTCCCGAGGCGCTTGCAAAGCCACATGCGGCAATACCGGCGCGTAATACAGGAAAAACGGCCGGCTCTTACTCGACTTAATGAACGCCGTGCAGGCGTCCATCATCCGCTCAGGAGCATAGTCCTTCCCACCAAACCGCTCCTCATACTCTTCAGCCGTCGCAAGTGGAGCATCGATCTTCTGGTGCGCGTTGTACGGTCGATTGCCCATC
It encodes the following:
- a CDS encoding arylsulfatase, translated to MVSVIAALAVTALQVKPNIVYIMADDLGYGEVGCYGQTKIPTPNIDRLAAEGVKFTRSYAASPVCAPTRASLLTGKHQGHASVRGNKEQGGFGPNDKEGQFPLPQSETTIAEALKSGGYRTALVGKWGLGGPDPVEHPLAHGFDRFYGYLCQRRAHNYYPPYLWSDHRVDLLMGNRPYNAHQKIDAPLATAEEYEERFGGKDYAPERMMDACTAFIKSSKSRPFFLYYAPVLPHVALQAPREWVEKFPKEWDPAPYLGQSGYLPNLRPRATYAAMIAYLDHTVGEILKALEVSGTKDNTLVIFTSDNGATFNGGVDREFFESNGILRAGKMSLYEGGIRVPFVASWPGKIQPGTTSDHVSVCYDALATLCDVTGVRAPKNDGLSYAKALVGKSSAKRDYVYFEYPEAASMQAVIFGDLKAIKPNLKGNPDLIEVYDLSVDPGEKRNIASARPDVVRRALEVLKKEHVQNRDFPLPGVDAAK